TCTTCCTCAGCATCCTGCATAGCATGGGCATCGAGGAAGAACGCTTCGCCGACAGCGCCAAGACCGGCGCCCGCGAAGTGTTTACCAAGGCGTAGGCTTCCATCGTAAACGGGGCAAGGTGGACCTTGTCCCTCCCTTGCCCAAACGGCGTCCCCGCGCCTTGCTAGTCGCGCACTTGCGTGTTAACTCAGGGCATGCCGATTCGTTTGTTATTTTTCTTGTGCGCTTCAGTGTTCGCTTTGGCAGCGAAAGAGGCGCCGAATGTCATTTATATCCTGGCCGATGATCTTGGCTATGGCGATCTCTCGCACGCGGGAGGCAAGGCGGCTACACCGCATTGTGACCGATTGGCGCGCGAGGGAATGCGCTTCACCGACGCACACACCACGTCGTCCGTCTGCACGCCCACGCGCTATGGGATTCTAACCGGGCGCTACAACTGGCGCAGCACGCTGAAGAAGAGTGTGCTTTGGGGCATGTCCGAGCCGCTCATCGAAAAGAAACGCCTGACCGTGCCCGGCTTCCTGCGGCAGCACGGCTATCACACGGCGGTGGTCGGCAAATGGCACCTCGGGCTCGGCTGGCAGATGTTGCCCAATGGCGAAAAACGCAAACCCAAAACCGGCGCGCCCAAGGGCGACGGTTGGCAGATTGATTACGACAAAAAAGTCACCGGCGGCCCGTTGGCGATTGGGTTTGATGAATCCTACATCATCCCCGCGTCGCTCGATATGTTTCCGTATCTGTATTTGAAAAACGACAAACCCACTGCCTGGGCCAACACCACCAAAGCCTTCCATCGGCCCGGTCCGGCAGCGGAGGATTTTGAAGCGGTCAATTGTCTCATCGATTTCGCGCGCGAAAGCCGCGCGTACATTGCCTCGCGCGCCGAGAGCAAGAAGCCCTTCTTCCTGTACGTGCCGCTCACCAGCCCGCACACGCCGATTGTGCCGTCCAAAAAATGGCAGGGCAAATCGGGCCTCGGCATCTACGGCGATTTCCTGATGGAAACCGATTGGGTCGTCGGCGAAGTGTTGGCCGAGTTGGATCAACAAAATCTCGCCGACAACACCCTTGTGATTTTCACGGCAGACAACGGCTGCTCGCCTCAGGCCAACATTCCCGATCTCATCGCCAAGGGGCACAAACCCAACGCCGACTGGCGCGGGCACAAGGCCGATATCTATGAGGGCGGCCATCGCGTGCCCTTCCTCGTCCGCTGGCCCGGCAAGGTGAAAGCCGGCAGCGCCTCCAGCGAAACCATCTGCACCACTGACCTCTACGCCACCCTCGCCGACATTCTCGGCCAACGCGATGCCGTTCCCGCCCGGGCCGCCGAGGATTCCTTTTCCATGCTCACGACGCTGCGGGGCCAAGCCAATCGCCAACCGCTCCGGCCTTTCACCATTCATCATTCCATCAACGGCTCCTTCGCCATCCGCCGCGGCCCGTGGAAACTCATCCTTTGCCCCGGCTCCGGCGGTTGGAGTGCTCCGCGCCCCGCGCAGGCGTTGAAGAACAAGGAATTGCCGTCCGTGCAGCTCTTTAATTTGGCCAACGATCCCGGTGAGCAAACCAATCTGAGCGCCAAGGAACCGAAGCGTGTTCAGGAACTCGTCGCCCAACTCGCCACCGCCATCCGTAATGGCCGCACCAACCCCGGCCCCACCCAATCGAACGAAGGTTGGCCGGCGACTTTTCATCAAAGTGTGACCGATCAATTCCCGGCTTTGGCCGCGCCGAAGAAATAGTGGCCGGATGCCGAACGGTCGGTACGGAACCTCGACGATCACATTATCAATGTCATGAAGCGATTCCTCCTTCTTTTCTGCGCTCTCAGCACTTCCGTGCTTCACGCGGAAGCCGCCGACAAGCCGAACATTCTCTTCATTGCCATCGATGATTTGAATGACTGGGTCGGTTGTCTCGGCGGTCATCCGCAGGCGAAGACGCCCAATCTCGATCGGCTGGCCGCGTCGGGAGTCCTCTTCACCAACGCCCATTGCCCGGCGCCGGCGTGTAACCCTTCGCGCACGGCGATTTTCACAGGCCGTTCCCCGCACCGCTCCGGCCTATACGCCAACAACCAAAGCATGCGCGAAATTCTGCCCAAAGCCGAGCTGCTGCCCAAGACCTTCTCCCGCGCCGGGTACTGGGCCGGTGGTTCCGGAAAGAT
The genomic region above belongs to Limisphaerales bacterium and contains:
- a CDS encoding arylsulfatase, whose translation is MPIRLLFFLCASVFALAAKEAPNVIYILADDLGYGDLSHAGGKAATPHCDRLAREGMRFTDAHTTSSVCTPTRYGILTGRYNWRSTLKKSVLWGMSEPLIEKKRLTVPGFLRQHGYHTAVVGKWHLGLGWQMLPNGEKRKPKTGAPKGDGWQIDYDKKVTGGPLAIGFDESYIIPASLDMFPYLYLKNDKPTAWANTTKAFHRPGPAAEDFEAVNCLIDFARESRAYIASRAESKKPFFLYVPLTSPHTPIVPSKKWQGKSGLGIYGDFLMETDWVVGEVLAELDQQNLADNTLVIFTADNGCSPQANIPDLIAKGHKPNADWRGHKADIYEGGHRVPFLVRWPGKVKAGSASSETICTTDLYATLADILGQRDAVPARAAEDSFSMLTTLRGQANRQPLRPFTIHHSINGSFAIRRGPWKLILCPGSGGWSAPRPAQALKNKELPSVQLFNLANDPGEQTNLSAKEPKRVQELVAQLATAIRNGRTNPGPTQSNEGWPATFHQSVTDQFPALAAPKK